From the genome of Paracoccus seriniphilus, one region includes:
- the atpD gene encoding F0F1 ATP synthase subunit beta: protein MAEATGKITQVIGAVVDVQFENDLPAILNALETNNNGKKLVLEVAQHLGENTVRTIAMDSTEGLVRGESVTDTGGPIMVPVGDATLGRIINVVGEPVDEGAAIESSESRAIHQPAPDFAAQATSSEILVTGIKVIDLLAPYSKGGKIGLFGGAGVGKTVLIMELINNIAKVHSGYSVFAGVGERTREGNDLYHEMVESGVIKPDNLPESQVALVYGQMNEPPGARMRVALTGLTLAEQFRDTTGTDVLFFVDNIFRFTQAGSEVSALLGRIPSAVGYQPTLATDMGAMQERITSTKNGSITSIQAVYVPADDLTDPAPATTFAHLDATTVLSRAISELGIYPAVDPLDSNSRILDPAVVGDEHYQVARDVQGILQKYKSLQDIIAILGMDELSEEDKLTVARARKIQRFLSQPFDVAKVFTGSDGVQVPLEKTIASFKAVVAGEYDHLPEAAFYMVGDIDDVKAKAERLAAEAA from the coding sequence ATGGCTGAGGCCACTGGTAAAATCACGCAGGTGATCGGCGCCGTCGTAGACGTGCAGTTCGAGAACGACCTGCCGGCGATTCTGAACGCGCTGGAAACCAACAACAACGGCAAGAAGCTGGTGCTGGAAGTGGCGCAGCATCTGGGCGAAAATACCGTCCGCACCATCGCCATGGACTCGACCGAAGGTCTGGTTCGCGGCGAATCCGTGACCGACACGGGCGGCCCGATCATGGTGCCGGTGGGTGATGCGACCCTGGGTCGTATCATCAACGTCGTCGGCGAGCCGGTCGATGAAGGCGCTGCCATCGAAAGCAGCGAAAGCCGCGCCATCCACCAGCCCGCGCCCGATTTCGCGGCGCAGGCGACCAGCTCGGAAATCCTGGTCACGGGCATCAAGGTCATCGACCTTCTCGCGCCTTACTCGAAGGGTGGCAAGATTGGTCTGTTCGGTGGTGCCGGCGTCGGCAAGACCGTTCTGATCATGGAACTGATCAACAACATCGCAAAGGTGCACTCGGGTTACTCGGTGTTCGCCGGTGTTGGTGAGCGGACCCGTGAAGGCAACGACCTGTATCACGAAATGGTCGAATCCGGCGTTATCAAACCCGACAATCTGCCCGAATCGCAGGTTGCTCTGGTTTACGGCCAGATGAACGAGCCTCCGGGAGCACGGATGCGTGTTGCTCTGACCGGTCTGACTCTGGCCGAGCAGTTCCGCGACACGACCGGGACCGACGTTCTGTTCTTTGTCGACAACATCTTCCGCTTCACGCAGGCAGGTTCCGAGGTTTCGGCTCTGCTGGGCCGTATTCCTTCGGCCGTGGGCTACCAGCCGACGCTGGCAACCGACATGGGCGCGATGCAGGAACGCATCACCTCGACGAAGAACGGCTCGATCACCTCGATCCAGGCCGTTTACGTTCCGGCCGATGACTTGACCGACCCTGCACCGGCAACGACCTTTGCCCACCTTGACGCCACGACCGTTCTGTCGCGTGCGATTTCGGAACTGGGCATCTACCCGGCCGTTGACCCGCTGGATTCCAACAGCCGGATCCTTGACCCGGCCGTTGTCGGCGACGAGCATTACCAGGTTGCCCGTGACGTTCAGGGTATCCTGCAGAAATACAAGTCGCTGCAGGACATCATCGCCATTCTGGGCATGGACGAACTGTCGGAAGAGGACAAGCTGACCGTGGCGCGGGCCCGCAAGATCCAGCGCTTCCTGTCGCAGCCCTTCGACGTTGCAAAGGTCTTTACCGGTTCGGACGGTGTTCAGGTTCCGCTGGAAAAAACCATCGCGTCGTTCAAGGCAGTCGTGGCCGGTGAATATGACCACCTGCCGGAAGCCGCCTTCTACATGGTCGGCGACATCGATGACGTGAAAGCCAAGGCAGAGCGTCTGGCGGCAGAAGCCGCGTAA
- a CDS encoding F0F1 ATP synthase subunit gamma, translated as MPSLKDLKNRIGSVKNTRKITKAMQMVAAAKLRRAQEAAEAARPYADRMAAVMAGLTANAAGSESAPRLLAGTGSDQKHLLIVMTAERGLAGGFNSSIVKLARQHAETLRGQGKDVTMLTVGKKGREQLKRDFGDVFVNHVDLSEVKRVGYENARGIADEVLDRFEAGEFDVATIFYNRFESVISQIPTARQVIPAEAPQADAADASALYDYEPGEEAILADLLPRSVATQIFAALLENAASEQGARMSAMDNATRNAGEMIDKLTTEYNRTRQAAITKELIEIISGAEAL; from the coding sequence ATGCCCAGCCTCAAGGATCTTAAAAACCGGATCGGAAGCGTCAAGAACACGCGGAAGATCACCAAGGCGATGCAAATGGTCGCCGCGGCAAAACTGCGCCGTGCGCAGGAAGCCGCGGAAGCCGCGCGTCCCTATGCGGACCGTATGGCCGCGGTGATGGCCGGGCTGACCGCGAATGCGGCCGGCTCGGAAAGCGCACCGCGTCTGCTGGCCGGCACCGGTTCGGATCAGAAACATCTGCTCATCGTCATGACCGCCGAACGCGGTCTTGCCGGTGGCTTCAACAGCTCGATCGTCAAGCTGGCGCGCCAGCATGCCGAGACGCTGCGGGGGCAGGGCAAGGATGTGACGATGCTGACCGTCGGCAAGAAGGGCCGCGAACAGCTGAAGCGCGATTTTGGCGATGTTTTCGTCAATCACGTCGATCTGTCCGAAGTGAAGCGTGTCGGATATGAAAACGCACGCGGTATCGCGGATGAGGTTCTGGACCGGTTCGAAGCGGGCGAATTCGATGTCGCCACGATCTTCTACAACCGGTTCGAGTCGGTGATCAGCCAGATCCCGACGGCCCGTCAGGTCATTCCTGCCGAAGCCCCTCAGGCGGATGCGGCAGATGCTTCGGCGCTGTATGATTACGAGCCCGGCGAAGAGGCCATTCTGGCCGATTTGCTGCCGCGCTCGGTCGCGACGCAGATCTTTGCGGCGCTTCTGGAAAATGCGGCGTCCGAGCAGGGCGCGCGGATGAGTGCAATGGATAACGCAACGCGCAACGCGGGCGAGATGATCGACAAGCTGACCACCGAATACAACCGGACGCGTCAGGCAGCGATCACCAAGGAACTCATCGAAATCATTTCGGGCGCCGAGGCGCTCTGA
- the atpA gene encoding F0F1 ATP synthase subunit alpha has protein sequence MGIQAAEISAILKDQIKNFGQEAEVAEVGQVLSVGDGIARVYGLDKVQAGEMVEFPGGIRGMVLNLETDNVGIVIFGDDRSIKEGDTVKRTRSIVDVPVGKGLLGRVVDGLGNPIDGKGPIEATERRIADVKAPGIMPRKSVHEPMATGLKAIDAMIPVGRGQRELIIGDRQTGKTAIALDTILNQLNYNGREEDGMKTLHCVYVAIGQKRSTVAQLVKKLEETGAMAYTTVVAATASDPAPMQFLAPYAATAIGEYFRDNGMDALIIYDDLSKQAVAYRQMSLLLRRPPGREAYPGDVFYLHSRLLERSAKLNEDYGSGSLTALPIIETQGGDVSAFIPTNVISITDGQIFLETELFFQGIRPAVNTGLSVSRVGSAAQTKAMKSVAGPVKLELAQYREMAAFAQFGSDLDAATQRLLNRGARLTELMKQPQYRPLTNAEIVIVIYAGTKGYIDNVPVNEVVAWEDGLLQFLRNQKADLLDDMTKNDRKVSGDLEVAIKAALDEYNSARA, from the coding sequence ATGGGAATCCAGGCAGCCGAAATTTCGGCGATCCTCAAGGATCAGATCAAGAATTTCGGTCAGGAGGCCGAGGTGGCCGAAGTTGGCCAGGTTCTTTCCGTAGGTGACGGTATCGCCCGCGTCTATGGTCTGGACAAGGTTCAGGCCGGTGAGATGGTCGAATTCCCCGGTGGTATCCGGGGCATGGTGCTGAACCTCGAAACCGACAACGTCGGTATCGTGATCTTCGGCGACGACCGTTCCATCAAGGAAGGCGACACGGTCAAGCGCACGCGTTCGATCGTGGACGTTCCGGTCGGCAAGGGCCTGCTGGGCCGTGTTGTCGACGGTCTGGGCAACCCGATCGACGGCAAGGGTCCGATCGAGGCCACCGAGCGTCGCATCGCCGACGTGAAGGCTCCGGGCATCATGCCGCGGAAATCGGTTCACGAACCGATGGCCACGGGCCTGAAAGCCATCGACGCCATGATCCCCGTTGGCCGTGGTCAGCGCGAACTGATCATCGGTGACCGTCAGACCGGCAAGACCGCAATCGCGCTGGACACCATTCTGAACCAGTTGAACTACAACGGTCGTGAAGAAGACGGCATGAAGACGCTGCATTGCGTCTATGTCGCCATCGGCCAGAAGCGTTCGACCGTGGCCCAGCTGGTCAAGAAGCTGGAAGAAACCGGTGCGATGGCCTATACGACCGTCGTTGCCGCGACCGCTTCGGACCCGGCTCCGATGCAGTTCCTGGCCCCCTATGCGGCCACCGCGATCGGCGAATACTTCCGTGACAATGGCATGGACGCGCTGATCATCTATGACGATCTGTCCAAACAGGCCGTTGCCTATCGCCAGATGTCGCTGCTGCTGCGTCGTCCGCCCGGACGTGAAGCCTATCCGGGTGACGTTTTCTATCTGCACTCGCGCCTGCTGGAACGTTCGGCCAAGCTGAACGAGGATTACGGTTCGGGCTCTCTGACGGCTCTGCCGATCATCGAAACCCAGGGCGGCGACGTGTCGGCCTTTATTCCGACCAACGTGATCTCGATCACCGACGGCCAGATCTTCCTGGAAACCGAACTGTTCTTCCAGGGTATCCGCCCTGCCGTGAACACCGGTCTGTCGGTCAGCCGCGTGGGTTCCGCAGCCCAGACCAAGGCGATGAAATCGGTCGCAGGTCCGGTCAAGCTGGAACTGGCCCAGTATCGCGAGATGGCGGCCTTTGCGCAGTTCGGTTCGGATCTTGACGCCGCAACCCAGCGTCTGCTGAACCGTGGTGCACGCCTGACCGAGCTGATGAAGCAGCCGCAATACCGGCCGCTGACCAATGCCGAAATCGTCATCGTCATCTATGCCGGCACCAAGGGCTATATCGACAACGTTCCGGTGAATGAGGTCGTGGCCTGGGAAGATGGACTGTTGCAGTTCCTGCGCAACCAGAAAGCCGATCTTCTGGACGACATGACCAAGAATGACCGCAAGGTCTCCGGTGATCTGGAAGTTGCAATCAAGGCGGCGTTGGACGAATACAACAGCGCCCGCGCTTGA
- a CDS encoding F0F1 ATP synthase subunit delta, which translates to MTVANSISMSQSIAGRYAQAVFDIVNDEGGLDALARQLDDLEAALHDSADLRNLITSPLYSRDQQGNAISAVVEKMKLSPTLSNTLKLMAQNRRLFVLPQLVQRLQALLAEHRGEIVADVTSAVALTEDQQGRLRDTLAKKTGKTVKLNTRVDEALIGGMIVKMGSQMIDSSISSKLASLQNAMKEVG; encoded by the coding sequence ATGACCGTGGCCAACTCCATTTCCATGTCCCAGAGCATCGCCGGGCGTTATGCGCAGGCCGTCTTTGACATCGTGAATGACGAAGGAGGGCTGGACGCGCTGGCCCGACAGCTTGATGATCTGGAAGCCGCGCTGCATGACAGCGCGGATCTGCGCAATCTGATCACATCGCCGCTCTACAGCCGCGATCAGCAAGGCAATGCGATTTCTGCAGTTGTCGAGAAGATGAAGCTCTCCCCGACCCTGTCGAACACGCTGAAGCTGATGGCCCAGAACCGCCGTCTGTTCGTGCTGCCCCAGCTGGTGCAGCGGCTTCAGGCCCTGCTGGCTGAACATCGCGGCGAGATCGTCGCCGATGTGACCAGCGCAGTCGCGCTGACAGAAGACCAGCAGGGACGCCTGCGCGACACGCTTGCCAAGAAGACCGGCAAGACCGTGAAACTGAATACCCGCGTCGATGAAGCTCTCATCGGCGGGATGATTGTCAAGATGGGCTCGCAGATGATCGACAGTTCGATCAGCTCGAAGCTCGCCTCCCTCCAGAACGCTATGAAAGAGGTCGGATAA